In Promicromonospora sp. Populi, one genomic interval encodes:
- a CDS encoding FAD-dependent monooxygenase produces MVNKRWQTTVGQGSKEDIMDTDVVVVGAGPTGLLLAGDLAVAGARVTVLEKRPAVLSNLTRAFAVHARSLEVLDARGLADELVAKGQQVPSLRLFQRVTVSLAILPSRFQYVLVAPQYEVERLLRRRAEDAGAVFRHDTEVTGLTQDDQSVTATLAGGSSLQARYLVGTDGARSTVRQAAGIPFPGHAVIRSMILADVRLAEQPADVLTVAAGNNSIGFLAPFGDGWYRFIGWDSERNVSEDEPVELDEVRGIARAALGTDFGMHEPRFLSRFHADERQAPTYRAGRVLLAGDAAHVHSPAGGLGMNTGMQDAANLGWKLAAALRLPDAEAADVLDSYEAERHPVGRQVLRASGGILRAATSSGPLAAVLGNLALGILSRATPIRRRAALTISALGLAYPRPRGAHPLVGTRVPDLPLEGGSRLAEALRAGRFVLVAPAGASSPDLPGALGEADPAERVRTRRADGGTTALLVRPDGYVADAGA; encoded by the coding sequence GTGGTCAACAAGCGTTGGCAAACAACCGTTGGCCAAGGATCGAAGGAGGACATCATGGACACGGATGTCGTAGTCGTCGGGGCGGGGCCCACCGGTCTCCTGCTCGCCGGGGACCTGGCCGTGGCGGGCGCACGGGTCACCGTCCTGGAGAAGCGCCCGGCCGTTCTGAGCAACCTGACCCGCGCGTTCGCCGTGCACGCGCGCAGCCTGGAGGTGCTCGACGCACGGGGACTCGCGGACGAGCTGGTCGCCAAGGGGCAGCAGGTCCCGAGCCTCCGGCTCTTCCAGCGCGTCACCGTCAGCCTGGCGATCCTGCCGTCCCGGTTCCAGTACGTGCTCGTCGCGCCCCAGTACGAGGTGGAGCGGCTGCTGCGCCGCCGCGCCGAGGACGCGGGCGCCGTCTTCCGGCACGACACCGAGGTCACGGGCCTGACCCAGGACGACCAGAGCGTCACGGCCACCCTCGCCGGCGGATCGTCCCTGCAGGCCCGGTACCTGGTCGGCACCGACGGCGCGCGCTCCACGGTGCGGCAGGCGGCCGGTATCCCGTTCCCCGGCCACGCCGTCATCCGCTCGATGATCCTGGCCGACGTCCGGCTCGCCGAGCAGCCCGCCGACGTCCTCACCGTCGCGGCCGGGAACAACTCGATCGGCTTCCTCGCCCCGTTCGGGGACGGCTGGTACCGATTCATCGGCTGGGACAGCGAACGCAACGTGAGCGAGGACGAGCCGGTCGAGCTCGACGAGGTGCGCGGCATCGCCCGGGCCGCCCTCGGGACGGACTTCGGCATGCACGAGCCGCGCTTTCTGTCCCGCTTCCACGCCGACGAGCGCCAGGCCCCCACCTACCGGGCGGGCCGCGTCCTCCTCGCCGGCGACGCCGCGCACGTGCACAGCCCCGCGGGCGGGCTCGGCATGAACACGGGCATGCAGGACGCCGCGAACCTCGGCTGGAAGCTCGCTGCCGCGCTACGGCTGCCCGACGCCGAGGCGGCCGACGTCCTCGACAGCTACGAGGCCGAGCGGCACCCCGTGGGCCGCCAGGTGCTGCGCGCCAGCGGGGGCATCCTGCGCGCGGCCACCAGCAGTGGGCCGCTCGCGGCGGTCCTCGGCAACCTGGCCCTCGGGATCCTCTCGCGGGCCACGCCGATCCGGCGTCGGGCGGCGCTCACCATCTCCGCGCTGGGGCTCGCGTACCCACGCCCCCGCGGGGCGCACCCGCTGGTCGGGACGCGCGTGCCCGACCTGCCGCTGGAGGGCGGGTCACGCCTGGCCGAGGCGCTCCGGGCCGGCCGGTTCGTCCTGGTCGCTCCCGCGGGTGCATCTTCGCCGGACCTGCCCGGCGCGCTCGGCGAGGCAGACCCCGCCGAGCGCGTCCGGACCCGCAGGGCCGACGGCGGCACCACCGCGCTCCTGGTCCGCCCCGACGGCTACGTGGCCGACGCCGGGGCGTGA
- a CDS encoding alginate lyase family protein, with product MSNRISSRARALLALGIAVGLILPATALASGTATAAPEAGATVGQEALPAPEADPIAPADVPVTFTHPGVHVSAPQLDFIRGRVQAGAQPWTSAYNSMMGSRYASLSYTPHPRAIVECGSYSNPNNGCTDEREDAIAAYTHALAWSVTRDTRYAQKSIQIMNAWSPVIRDHTNSNAPLQTGWAGSVWPRAAEIIRFTGAGWSAADADRFETMLRNVYLPEVINGSNSNGNWELSMMEAAINISIFLDDRNAYASARARFLTRVPAFIYLTSDGSVPRTVPGSGRDTPDQIFAYWHNQRTLVNGLAQETCRDFTHTGYGISAISHVAETALIQGDDVYPQVGERLRYALGFHSTYQRGTAVPSWLCGGTVHLGLGPITEVGLNALSFRQGNVMTNTRALTESTRPAGTNNLFVAWETLTHANNPNVIP from the coding sequence ATGAGCAACAGGATCAGCAGCCGGGCACGTGCCCTGCTGGCGCTCGGGATCGCCGTCGGGCTGATCCTGCCTGCGACCGCCCTCGCTTCGGGGACGGCGACCGCCGCGCCCGAGGCGGGTGCCACCGTCGGGCAGGAGGCGCTGCCGGCGCCAGAGGCAGACCCGATCGCTCCCGCCGACGTGCCCGTGACGTTCACCCACCCGGGTGTGCACGTCAGCGCGCCGCAGCTCGACTTCATCCGGGGGCGGGTGCAGGCCGGGGCGCAGCCGTGGACGAGCGCCTACAACTCGATGATGGGAAGCCGGTACGCGTCCCTGTCGTACACCCCGCACCCGCGGGCGATCGTCGAGTGCGGGTCCTACTCGAACCCGAACAACGGGTGCACGGACGAGCGGGAGGACGCGATCGCCGCGTACACCCACGCGCTGGCCTGGTCGGTGACCAGGGACACGCGGTACGCGCAGAAGTCGATCCAGATCATGAACGCGTGGTCGCCCGTGATCCGGGACCACACCAACTCGAACGCCCCGCTGCAGACGGGGTGGGCGGGCTCGGTGTGGCCGCGCGCCGCAGAGATCATCCGGTTCACGGGCGCGGGCTGGTCCGCGGCCGACGCCGACCGGTTCGAGACGATGCTGCGCAACGTCTACCTGCCCGAGGTCATCAACGGGTCGAACAGCAACGGCAACTGGGAGCTGTCGATGATGGAGGCAGCCATCAACATCTCCATCTTCCTCGACGACCGGAACGCCTACGCCTCCGCCCGTGCGCGGTTCCTCACCCGAGTGCCGGCGTTCATCTACCTGACCTCCGACGGGTCGGTGCCGCGCACCGTGCCCGGCTCCGGCCGGGACACGCCCGACCAGATCTTCGCGTACTGGCACAACCAGCGCACGCTGGTCAACGGCCTGGCGCAGGAGACCTGCCGGGACTTCACGCACACGGGCTACGGCATCTCGGCGATCTCCCACGTGGCGGAGACCGCCCTGATCCAGGGCGACGACGTCTACCCGCAGGTGGGGGAGCGGCTGAGGTACGCGCTCGGCTTCCACTCGACCTACCAGCGCGGTACCGCGGTGCCGTCCTGGCTCTGCGGCGGGACGGTGCACCTGGGCCTCGGCCCGATCACGGAGGTCGGGCTCAACGCCCTGAGCTTCCGGCAGGGCAACGTCATGACGAACACCCGGGCCCTGACCGAGTCGACCCGGCCGGCGGGCACCAACAACCTGTTCGTCGCGTGGGAGACCCTCACGCATGCGAACAACCCGAACGTCATCCCCTAG
- a CDS encoding DUF4190 domain-containing protein — translation MTENDGGTPRDPQPETPPTQPLPGSVPESSPTQPLPESPLSAEQPPESQPEPTPYAPQEPAASYSEPQAPVYAQPGAPVAAPQYGYAETPPKNDLAVWSLVTGILSYILCPLLLGIAAIITGTMGRRAADEGLANNRGMATAGLVLGWVNVGLSVLGIVFFFIAIAVGLFAGGVGTVYEMNNDGIY, via the coding sequence ATGACCGAGAACGACGGCGGCACACCGCGCGATCCCCAGCCGGAGACTCCGCCCACGCAGCCGTTGCCCGGGTCGGTCCCCGAGTCGTCACCCACACAGCCCTTGCCGGAGTCGCCGCTCAGTGCGGAGCAGCCGCCGGAGAGCCAGCCCGAGCCGACGCCCTACGCGCCGCAGGAGCCGGCCGCGTCATACTCCGAGCCGCAGGCCCCGGTCTACGCGCAGCCCGGGGCGCCGGTAGCCGCCCCCCAGTACGGATACGCGGAGACGCCGCCCAAGAACGACCTGGCCGTCTGGTCGCTGGTCACGGGCATCCTCAGCTACATCCTGTGCCCGCTCCTGCTCGGTATCGCCGCGATCATCACGGGCACCATGGGCCGCAGGGCCGCTGACGAGGGCCTGGCGAACAACCGCGGGATGGCCACCGCCGGCCTGGTCCTCGGCTGGGTCAACGTGGGCCTGTCTGTGCTGGGCATCGTGTTCTTCTTCATCGCGATCGCGGTCGGGCTGTTCGCCGGGGGTGTCGGCACCGTCTACGAGATGAACAACGACGGGATCTACTGA
- a CDS encoding ricin-type beta-trefoil lectin domain protein, with protein sequence MQARLRRRVLGGLAALSMALVTAFALGAGALPAQAATGTITGLGAKCADVAGAATANGTQVQLYACNGTGAQSWDRPGDGTVRALGKCLNVAGGASANGTRVNLWDCNGSAAQQWTANADGTLRSLGRCLDVTGNSSADATPLQIWDCFAGANQRWTVPAAGGGTPPTNPAKMPGAPYLYLGWGSPPSATSIMSQTGVRSFTMAFILSSGGCNPAWDGSRPLTGGVDQSTINAIKAAGGQVQISFGGWSGNKLGPNCSTPAAYAAAVQQVINAHGPTVVDFDIENSDEFENYTVQDRILQGLIIVKQNNPNVRIAVTIGTGQSGLTAAGVRLVNRAAQLSVPIDNYTIMPFNFGSTNIATSTISASEGLRAQLQSSFGWTAAQAYAHMGISGMNGMSDQGEVTTTAAWTQIRNYANTNGLTRLAFWSVNRDRQCAGGLTDTCSGVTQPAWEFTRITAGF encoded by the coding sequence ATGCAAGCACGACTACGGCGCCGTGTCCTCGGCGGCCTCGCTGCTCTTTCGATGGCGCTCGTCACCGCGTTCGCGCTCGGTGCCGGTGCGCTGCCGGCGCAAGCAGCGACGGGAACGATCACCGGCTTGGGCGCCAAGTGCGCCGACGTCGCCGGTGCGGCCACGGCGAACGGCACCCAGGTGCAGCTGTACGCCTGCAACGGCACGGGCGCCCAGAGCTGGGACCGGCCCGGCGACGGCACCGTCCGCGCACTCGGCAAGTGTCTCAACGTCGCGGGCGGGGCCAGCGCCAACGGCACCCGCGTGAACCTCTGGGACTGCAACGGCAGCGCCGCGCAGCAGTGGACCGCCAACGCTGACGGCACCCTGCGCTCGCTCGGCAGGTGCCTCGACGTGACCGGCAACAGCTCGGCGGACGCCACGCCCCTGCAGATCTGGGACTGCTTCGCCGGAGCCAACCAGCGCTGGACGGTCCCGGCCGCCGGCGGCGGCACACCGCCCACCAACCCGGCAAAGATGCCGGGCGCGCCCTACCTGTACCTCGGCTGGGGTAGCCCGCCGAGCGCGACGTCGATCATGAGCCAGACGGGTGTGCGGTCGTTCACCATGGCGTTCATCCTGTCCTCCGGTGGCTGCAACCCTGCCTGGGACGGCAGCCGGCCGCTCACCGGTGGCGTCGACCAGTCGACCATCAACGCGATCAAGGCCGCGGGCGGCCAGGTGCAGATCTCGTTCGGCGGCTGGTCCGGCAACAAGCTGGGCCCGAACTGCTCCACGCCCGCCGCGTACGCCGCGGCCGTGCAGCAGGTGATCAACGCGCACGGACCCACCGTCGTGGACTTCGACATCGAGAACTCTGACGAGTTCGAGAACTACACGGTCCAGGACCGCATCCTGCAGGGCCTGATCATCGTCAAGCAGAACAACCCGAACGTGCGGATCGCCGTCACGATCGGTACGGGCCAGTCCGGGCTCACCGCCGCGGGTGTGCGGCTTGTCAACCGTGCCGCCCAGCTGAGCGTCCCGATCGACAACTACACGATCATGCCGTTCAACTTCGGCTCGACGAACATCGCGACGTCCACGATCAGCGCGTCCGAGGGCTTGCGGGCCCAGCTCCAGTCCTCGTTCGGCTGGACCGCGGCCCAGGCCTACGCCCACATGGGTATCTCCGGCATGAACGGCATGTCCGACCAGGGTGAGGTCACCACGACCGCGGCCTGGACGCAGATCCGTAACTACGCCAACACCAACGGGCTGACGCGCCTCGCGTTCTGGTCCGTCAACCGAGACCGGCAGTGCGCAGGCGGGCTCACCGACACGTGCAGCGGCGTCACGCAGCCGGCGTGGGAGTTCACTCGTATTACGGCGGGCTTCTGA
- a CDS encoding ABC-F family ATP-binding cassette domain-containing protein, with product MLSNPSVVLHDVAFAWPDGAVALDHVSGAFGRGRTGLTGLNGAGKSTLLRLVAGRLTPTSGRIVVSGTADYLPQRITLDADATVAGLLGIAPVVRALRAIESGDVSVAHFDVVGDDWDVEERAVALLAATGLLTGLDRSVATLSGGEAMLTAITGVRLRQSSGAAAVALLDEPTNNLDGEARERLYELVRGWRGALVVVSHDLTLLELMDDTAELRAGSLSTFGGPYSQYRAWLEVQQEAAAQALRAAEQTLRREKRQRIEVEERIAHSERQGRKDAANSRYVPAVIDKRRNRAEKSQGSRRGMLDGKVDAARAAVDQAERALRDDDRISVDLPDPDVPAGRRLAVLRGADGREIVIQGPERIALTGPNGVGKTTLLERLLAVPALLSAGSVSGDPASDQRSGGGAGGELLTERVGYLPQRVDVLPDAASVLEAVRDGAPHVPPGELRNRLARFLVRGGAVDRPVATLSGGERFRVALARLLLADPPAQLLVLDEPTNNLDIASTDQLVDALSAYRGALLVVSHDGAFLERLGLDAEIHLDAAGNLSEEGR from the coding sequence ATGTTGTCCAATCCTTCCGTCGTGCTGCACGACGTCGCTTTCGCCTGGCCTGACGGCGCCGTCGCGCTCGATCACGTCTCCGGCGCCTTCGGCCGTGGCCGTACCGGCCTGACCGGCCTCAACGGCGCCGGCAAGTCCACCCTGCTGCGCCTGGTCGCCGGCAGGCTCACGCCGACGTCGGGCCGGATAGTGGTGAGTGGCACCGCCGACTACCTCCCGCAGCGGATCACGCTCGACGCCGATGCCACGGTCGCCGGCCTGCTCGGCATAGCGCCGGTCGTGCGTGCGCTGCGCGCCATCGAGTCGGGAGACGTCTCCGTCGCGCACTTCGACGTCGTCGGCGACGACTGGGACGTCGAGGAGCGCGCGGTGGCGCTGCTCGCGGCGACCGGGCTGCTCACGGGCCTCGACCGGTCGGTCGCCACCCTGTCCGGGGGCGAGGCCATGCTGACCGCAATCACCGGCGTCCGGCTGCGCCAGTCGAGCGGCGCTGCCGCCGTGGCGCTGCTCGACGAGCCGACGAACAACCTCGACGGCGAGGCCCGCGAGCGCCTCTACGAGCTGGTGCGGGGCTGGCGGGGAGCGCTCGTCGTCGTCTCGCACGATCTGACGCTGCTGGAGCTGATGGACGACACGGCGGAGCTGCGTGCAGGGTCGCTGAGCACGTTCGGCGGCCCGTACTCGCAGTACCGGGCGTGGCTGGAGGTGCAGCAGGAGGCGGCGGCGCAGGCGTTGCGTGCGGCCGAGCAGACGCTGCGGCGTGAGAAGCGGCAACGGATCGAGGTGGAGGAGCGGATAGCGCACAGCGAGCGTCAGGGGCGCAAGGACGCCGCCAACAGCAGGTACGTCCCGGCGGTGATCGACAAACGGCGCAACCGGGCGGAGAAGTCGCAGGGTTCTCGGCGCGGGATGCTGGACGGCAAGGTTGACGCGGCCCGCGCGGCGGTCGACCAGGCGGAGCGTGCGCTGCGCGACGACGACCGGATCTCCGTGGACCTGCCGGACCCGGACGTGCCGGCCGGGCGGCGGCTGGCGGTGCTCCGCGGTGCGGACGGGCGGGAGATCGTGATCCAGGGCCCGGAGCGGATCGCCCTGACGGGCCCGAACGGGGTGGGCAAGACAACCCTCCTGGAGCGCTTGCTTGCCGTCCCGGCCCTGCTGAGTGCGGGGTCTGTGTCGGGTGATCCGGCGTCGGACCAACGGTCGGGCGGCGGGGCTGGTGGGGAGCTGCTGACGGAGCGGGTGGGGTACCTGCCGCAGCGCGTCGACGTGCTCCCCGATGCGGCGTCCGTGCTGGAGGCGGTCCGGGACGGGGCGCCGCACGTGCCGCCGGGGGAGCTGCGCAACCGGCTGGCGCGGTTCCTGGTGCGCGGTGGTGCGGTGGACCGGCCGGTCGCGACGCTGTCGGGCGGGGAGCGGTTCCGGGTGGCGCTGGCGCGCCTGCTCCTGGCTGACCCGCCGGCGCAGCTCCTGGTGCTGGACGAGCCGACGAACAACCTCGACATCGCCAGCACGGACCAGCTGGTGGACGCGTTGTCGGCGTACCGAGGGGCGTTGCTGGTGGTGAGTCACGACGGGGCGTTCCTGGAGCGGCTGGGCCTGGACGCTGAGATCCACCTCGACGCCGCGGGGAACCTGAGCGAGGAGGGTCGCTAG
- a CDS encoding chitinase, translating to MKTNPRRLALLSGVAAMVLAASGMAGAVAMEASGPGVDTQAVTAKMPGAPYLYLGWGDPQSATSVMSETGVDAFTMAFMLSSGGCNPAWDGSRPLTGGVDQSTINAIKGAGGQVQISFGGWSGNKLGPNCSSPEAFAGAVQQVINAHQPNVVDFDIENTDELENYAVQDRILRGIAIVKQNNPSVQTVVTIPTSISGPAGAGARLITRAAELGTPIDNYTIMTFDFGGSDMVADTISAAEGLKNQLRSARGWSDAEAYAHSGISGMNGLSDVGETTTPGQWTQIRDWASSHGLTRFAYWAVNRDRPCPGGGVTSNCSGINQANLEFTRITAGF from the coding sequence ATGAAGACCAACCCGAGACGCCTCGCCCTGCTCAGTGGAGTGGCCGCGATGGTCCTGGCCGCCTCAGGCATGGCCGGTGCCGTTGCCATGGAGGCGAGCGGGCCCGGTGTCGACACCCAGGCCGTGACGGCGAAGATGCCCGGCGCGCCCTACCTGTACCTCGGCTGGGGCGACCCGCAGAGCGCGACCTCGGTGATGAGCGAGACCGGCGTCGACGCGTTCACCATGGCGTTCATGCTCTCGTCAGGAGGTTGCAACCCCGCGTGGGACGGCAGCCGGCCGCTGACCGGCGGTGTCGACCAGTCGACCATCAACGCGATCAAGGGCGCAGGCGGCCAGGTGCAGATCTCGTTCGGCGGCTGGTCCGGCAACAAGCTGGGCCCGAACTGCTCCAGCCCGGAGGCGTTCGCCGGGGCCGTGCAGCAGGTCATCAACGCGCACCAGCCCAACGTCGTCGACTTCGACATCGAGAACACCGACGAGCTCGAGAACTATGCCGTCCAGGACCGGATCCTACGGGGCATCGCGATAGTGAAGCAGAACAACCCGAGCGTGCAGACCGTCGTGACCATCCCGACCTCGATCAGCGGGCCGGCCGGGGCCGGGGCGCGCCTGATCACGCGCGCCGCCGAGCTGGGCACGCCGATCGACAACTACACGATCATGACGTTCGACTTCGGCGGTTCCGACATGGTCGCCGACACGATCAGCGCCGCCGAGGGCCTGAAGAACCAGCTCAGGTCAGCGCGCGGCTGGTCCGACGCCGAGGCGTACGCCCATTCCGGCATCTCCGGCATGAACGGGTTGTCCGACGTCGGTGAGACCACCACGCCCGGCCAGTGGACCCAGATCCGCGACTGGGCCAGCTCGCACGGCCTGACCCGCTTTGCGTACTGGGCGGTCAACCGCGACCGGCCCTGCCCGGGTGGCGGTGTGACGTCGAACTGCAGCGGCATCAACCAGGCGAACCTCGAGTTCACGCGGATCACCGCGGGGTTCTGA
- a CDS encoding DUF4190 domain-containing protein — MTQPDGWQPPHHPQNQPDVPQDQPDVPQNQPDVPQDQPDAPPQDQPDLQPQEPYAQLPQQQPYGQAPQQPYAQPPQQPYAQPPQQFGGQPQYPSGQYSSGQLQPYSSGQLQPYGSGPQASYGGPPPQYAYPPVPPKNDLGVWSLVTGILSWILCPVILGVVAIIMGHAAKRAVREGQANNPGLSTAGLILGWINVGLIGGFLLAWLLFALVAFLGAGLAVTQTY, encoded by the coding sequence ATGACCCAGCCCGACGGGTGGCAGCCCCCACACCACCCACAGAACCAGCCGGACGTACCGCAGGACCAGCCGGACGTACCGCAGAACCAGCCAGACGTACCGCAGGACCAGCCGGATGCCCCGCCCCAGGATCAGCCTGATCTCCAGCCGCAGGAGCCATACGCGCAGCTTCCGCAGCAGCAGCCGTACGGGCAGGCTCCGCAGCAGCCGTATGCGCAGCCCCCGCAGCAGCCATATGCGCAGCCCCCGCAGCAGTTCGGCGGACAGCCCCAGTACCCGTCGGGGCAGTACTCGTCGGGACAGCTCCAGCCGTACTCGTCCGGACAGCTGCAGCCGTACGGGTCGGGACCGCAGGCCTCGTACGGCGGGCCTCCGCCCCAGTACGCCTACCCGCCGGTGCCGCCGAAGAACGACCTCGGCGTCTGGTCCCTGGTCACGGGCATCCTGAGCTGGATCCTCTGCCCGGTCATCCTGGGTGTGGTCGCGATCATCATGGGGCACGCCGCCAAGCGCGCGGTCCGCGAGGGGCAGGCGAACAATCCCGGTCTGTCGACGGCTGGGCTGATCCTCGGCTGGATCAACGTGGGCCTGATCGGCGGGTTCCTCCTCGCGTGGCTGCTCTTCGCGCTCGTGGCCTTCCTCGGGGCCGGGCTGGCCGTCACCCAGACCTACTGA
- a CDS encoding TetR family transcriptional regulator, which produces MSHPESPKRRSDATRAAILEAARERFAADGYDRATVRAIAQGAGIDPSMVMRYYGSKEGLFAAVVDVELVLPDLDAIPVDEVGAVLVGHFLDLWENDSVLQSLLRVGVTNEAGAARMREVFKGQILPLAERFVSTKKDAARRAALVASQVLGMALVRYVLKFGPAADMTRDEIVVWLGPTAQRYLTAKAP; this is translated from the coding sequence ATGTCTCACCCCGAGAGCCCGAAGCGCCGCTCCGACGCGACCCGCGCCGCGATCCTGGAGGCGGCCCGCGAGCGCTTCGCCGCGGACGGCTACGACCGCGCGACGGTGCGCGCCATCGCGCAGGGCGCAGGGATCGACCCGTCGATGGTCATGCGCTACTACGGCTCCAAGGAGGGCCTGTTCGCCGCGGTGGTCGACGTCGAGCTGGTCCTCCCGGACCTGGACGCGATCCCGGTCGACGAGGTCGGCGCCGTGCTCGTCGGGCACTTCCTCGACCTGTGGGAGAACGACAGCGTCCTGCAGAGCCTCCTGCGGGTCGGCGTGACCAACGAGGCCGGGGCCGCTCGGATGCGCGAGGTGTTCAAGGGCCAGATCTTGCCGCTCGCCGAGCGGTTCGTCAGCACCAAGAAGGACGCCGCGCGCCGCGCGGCGCTGGTGGCCTCGCAGGTGCTCGGCATGGCGCTGGTGCGGTACGTGCTGAAGTTCGGTCCCGCCGCGGACATGACCAGGGACGAGATCGTCGTGTGGCTCGGACCCACGGCGCAGCGCTACCTCACGGCGAAGGCGCCGTGA
- a CDS encoding DUF4190 domain-containing protein, translating into MTQPDGGQSPYDPPQQPEQGQPVPEQGQPAPQPGSVPGEPTPYQQAPYQQQAPYEQAQQGPVYAQGGQPYAYGAAPLPKNSLGVWSLVLGILAVLGCGLLTGIAAIITGHKSRKAQQEGEADNGAMGLVGIITGWVGIAWTTVVVGFLIAGTIFAATTVNDPAFQEEFQQQMEQELDDSGQTLDPELQEQLDELGDY; encoded by the coding sequence ATGACCCAGCCTGACGGCGGCCAGTCGCCGTACGACCCGCCGCAGCAGCCCGAACAGGGTCAGCCGGTACCGGAGCAGGGCCAGCCCGCCCCGCAGCCGGGCTCGGTACCCGGCGAGCCGACGCCGTACCAGCAGGCGCCGTACCAGCAGCAGGCGCCGTACGAGCAGGCGCAGCAGGGTCCGGTCTACGCGCAGGGCGGTCAGCCCTACGCCTACGGCGCGGCGCCGCTGCCGAAGAACAGCCTCGGCGTGTGGTCTCTCGTGCTCGGCATCCTGGCCGTGCTGGGTTGCGGCCTGCTCACCGGTATCGCCGCGATCATCACGGGTCACAAGAGCCGCAAGGCCCAGCAGGAGGGCGAGGCCGACAACGGCGCCATGGGCCTTGTGGGCATCATCACCGGCTGGGTCGGCATCGCGTGGACGACGGTCGTGGTCGGCTTCCTCATCGCCGGCACGATCTTTGCGGCCACGACGGTCAACGACCCGGCGTTCCAGGAGGAGTTCCAGCAGCAGATGGAGCAGGAGCTCGACGACAGCGGTCAGACCCTGGACCCTGAGCTCCAGGAGCAGCTCGACGAGCTCGGGGACTACTGA